A single genomic interval of Pelagicoccus sp. SDUM812003 harbors:
- a CDS encoding UTP--glucose-1-phosphate uridylyltransferase gives MSLIDLITTEDEALRNTSLSKACASLSLQDLLGEAERLETFRQSENSLYKKVRALFFLHSIHRYHLPSRSEFPDRGKLPYQAHLMVLERRFEEAISLMLSEMKKAGANDTLSSALAHAYHELAFQTLADQVRQTVRSTRGNTWIFRMGHSLDHPLKVKKELLQTASPKSAYPLLREQTAVRMDLTHCAWSDIFFLGMDFPEGARVINVSVDLGVHGRDDATNPPVEAYLRVIDTPVLRLRSIDLGATADIHEIDEVFDFARDYLGLLKAAIISAGIVPPGLEGSGLSIKSVFSTLIGPDKGLEIVSNVNRIPKGSRLAVSTNLLGALISLCMRATGQTQRLSGPLTEDERRVVAARAILGEWLGGSGGGWQDSGGVWPGIKIIEGQEATESDSEFGTSKGTLLPRHRLLDSTQIGSASRKALQDSLVLVHGGMAQNVGPILEMVTEKYLLRDDKEWSSRLQALDNFDIILERLKAGEVKQLGSLLTENFFGPLHDIIPWVSNIYTESLIQDVRDAFGEDFWGFWMLGGMSGGGMGFIFDPKRKTEGQTFLSETMLRRKKQFEHSLPFAMDPVVYDFSINENGSTGTLLEGEDALYPSDYYMQTLPGLLRIKAKDLDRTQQNDLRLFTLASQRSDKGKFSTVELLDRLLPTQSGSKNETDDLQSLLHQNGFDRELHEQIKSDVKAGRIGLAMNRLSSSVEIKDVAPEQLFDAEKAKSDELIEIGTKAIEDGKVGVVTFAAGVGSRWTQGAGVVKSLHPFFKYSGKHRNFIDIHLSKSALTAERFGANIPHAFTTSYLTHAPIESYLNGEEKKQGVTAYLSPGKSIGLRMIPTERDLRFAWEETAQQKLDEQKQKMLESVRAALLTWSKSQGEASDYTDNLAAQCLHPVGHWYEIPNMLKNGTLAAMLEKQPSLEYLLSHNIDTLGASIDPLLLGWHIQQGNHLSFEVISKRNEDRGGGLAAIDGKLRILEGMALPREEDEFKLTYYNTNTSLIRIDSLLELFGLDRSSLSQPQRVEDAIRELALRMPTYLTLKDVKKRWGEGQEDIYPVSQFEKLWGDMTGLPGAKCGFAVVPRSRGQQLKDQSQLDSWVKDGSAKHIETLCRWS, from the coding sequence ATGTCACTGATCGACCTTATCACCACCGAGGACGAAGCCCTTCGTAACACCTCGCTTTCCAAAGCGTGCGCCTCTCTATCGCTACAAGATTTGCTAGGAGAAGCCGAGCGACTAGAAACGTTTCGGCAGTCGGAAAACAGCTTGTATAAGAAGGTTCGAGCGCTGTTCTTTCTACACTCGATCCATCGTTACCACCTTCCGTCGCGTTCCGAGTTTCCCGACCGCGGCAAACTACCTTATCAGGCCCACTTGATGGTCTTGGAACGCCGATTCGAAGAAGCAATTTCGCTGATGCTGAGCGAAATGAAAAAGGCTGGAGCCAACGATACCCTATCCAGCGCCCTTGCCCACGCCTACCACGAACTCGCTTTCCAAACCTTGGCAGATCAGGTGCGCCAAACGGTAAGGTCCACTCGAGGCAATACATGGATCTTCCGCATGGGACACAGCCTGGATCATCCGCTAAAGGTGAAAAAGGAGCTGCTTCAAACTGCGTCGCCTAAATCCGCCTACCCGCTGCTCCGCGAGCAAACGGCCGTTCGCATGGACCTGACGCACTGCGCCTGGAGTGACATCTTTTTCCTCGGTATGGACTTTCCGGAAGGGGCTCGGGTCATCAACGTCTCCGTCGATCTCGGCGTCCACGGGCGCGATGATGCAACGAATCCCCCCGTCGAGGCCTATCTTCGCGTGATCGACACGCCTGTGCTACGACTGCGAAGCATCGACCTCGGAGCGACCGCTGACATTCACGAGATCGACGAGGTTTTCGATTTCGCACGCGACTACCTTGGTCTCCTCAAAGCCGCTATCATTTCGGCGGGGATCGTGCCTCCAGGATTAGAAGGATCCGGTCTTTCGATAAAGAGCGTCTTCTCCACCCTCATAGGACCCGACAAAGGCCTCGAGATCGTGAGCAACGTGAATAGAATCCCCAAAGGCTCGCGCCTCGCGGTTTCAACCAATCTGCTAGGAGCCCTCATTTCCCTCTGCATGAGAGCGACCGGACAAACCCAACGCCTCTCTGGGCCGCTGACAGAAGATGAACGTCGCGTAGTGGCAGCCAGAGCGATCCTGGGCGAGTGGCTTGGCGGCTCCGGAGGTGGCTGGCAAGATTCCGGTGGCGTTTGGCCCGGCATAAAAATCATCGAGGGACAAGAGGCCACCGAATCCGATAGCGAATTTGGAACGAGCAAAGGCACCCTCCTACCCCGACATCGCCTTCTGGACTCCACCCAGATCGGCTCCGCATCCAGAAAAGCGCTACAGGATAGCCTAGTCCTCGTTCACGGAGGCATGGCTCAAAACGTCGGGCCAATCCTCGAAATGGTCACAGAGAAGTATTTGCTTAGAGACGACAAGGAATGGTCCTCCCGTCTGCAAGCCCTCGACAATTTCGACATCATTCTCGAGCGGCTGAAAGCCGGCGAAGTGAAACAGCTCGGATCGCTCCTCACCGAGAACTTTTTCGGCCCCCTTCACGACATCATCCCGTGGGTTAGTAACATCTATACCGAATCTCTGATTCAGGACGTCAGAGACGCTTTCGGAGAGGACTTTTGGGGCTTCTGGATGCTTGGCGGCATGTCAGGTGGCGGCATGGGCTTTATCTTTGATCCGAAACGAAAAACCGAAGGCCAAACGTTTCTATCCGAAACTATGCTTCGAAGAAAGAAGCAGTTCGAGCACTCGCTGCCCTTCGCCATGGATCCTGTCGTTTACGATTTCTCCATCAACGAAAACGGCTCCACCGGCACATTGCTCGAAGGCGAGGACGCCCTGTATCCGTCGGATTACTACATGCAAACCCTGCCAGGTTTGCTTCGCATCAAAGCAAAAGACCTCGATCGGACCCAACAGAACGATTTACGCCTCTTCACCCTCGCCAGCCAACGATCCGACAAAGGCAAGTTTTCGACAGTCGAGCTGTTGGATCGACTTTTGCCAACCCAAAGCGGGTCGAAGAACGAAACGGACGACCTTCAGTCGTTGCTCCACCAAAACGGTTTTGATCGAGAGCTTCACGAACAAATCAAAAGCGACGTGAAAGCGGGTCGGATCGGTCTGGCCATGAATCGACTTTCGTCTTCCGTTGAGATAAAGGACGTCGCTCCAGAGCAGCTTTTCGACGCCGAAAAGGCCAAAAGCGATGAGCTTATCGAGATCGGGACAAAGGCGATTGAAGACGGAAAGGTCGGCGTGGTCACCTTCGCCGCGGGCGTAGGCAGTCGCTGGACTCAAGGAGCGGGAGTCGTAAAGTCATTGCATCCGTTTTTCAAATACAGCGGAAAGCATCGCAATTTCATCGACATCCATCTCTCCAAATCCGCTCTCACCGCAGAGCGATTCGGCGCGAATATCCCGCACGCCTTCACCACCAGCTACCTAACGCACGCCCCAATCGAATCCTACCTGAACGGAGAAGAGAAAAAGCAGGGCGTCACCGCTTATCTCTCCCCCGGAAAATCGATCGGTCTTCGCATGATCCCGACCGAGCGCGATCTCAGATTCGCCTGGGAAGAAACGGCTCAACAAAAACTGGATGAGCAAAAGCAGAAGATGCTCGAAAGCGTTCGGGCCGCGTTGCTCACCTGGTCAAAGTCTCAAGGCGAGGCAAGCGACTACACGGACAACCTCGCCGCCCAGTGCCTCCATCCCGTCGGTCATTGGTACGAAATACCAAACATGCTCAAGAACGGGACCTTGGCCGCGATGCTGGAAAAGCAGCCAAGCCTTGAATACCTTCTCAGCCACAATATCGATACCCTAGGCGCATCGATCGATCCCCTGCTCCTTGGTTGGCACATTCAGCAAGGAAACCACCTATCCTTCGAAGTGATTTCCAAGCGCAACGAGGATCGCGGTGGCGGTCTGGCAGCCATCGACGGAAAGCTTCGCATCCTGGAAGGCATGGCCCTCCCCCGCGAAGAAGACGAATTCAAGCTCACCTACTACAATACAAATACCAGCCTCATCCGCATCGACTCACTTCTCGAACTTTTTGGGCTCGATCGAAGTTCCTTAAGTCAGCCTCAACGCGTAGAGGACGCGATTCGCGAACTCGCTCTACGCATGCCCACCTACCTGACTCTCAAGGACGTCAAAAAACGCTGGGGCGAAGGCCAGGAGGATATCTATCCTGTCAGCCAATTCGAAAAGCTATGGGGAGACATGACCGGACTTCCGGGAGCGAAATGCGGATTCGCAGTTGTACCCAGATCTCGAGGACAGCAACTAAAAGATCAGTCCCAGCTCGACTCATGGGTGAAAGACGGCTCTGCAAAACACATCGAAACGCTCTGTCGCTGGAGCTGA
- a CDS encoding glycosyltransferase, whose amino-acid sequence MNQESKASPDPRFAVPDRTSHDAIDSKSSVARDPRSQIQDSRSSAACDSRSEIQDSRSASGRKRKVVLAVASAGGHWVQLRRLHPAFEGTRLLYATTRESYRYEVENDGAEFFVIPDCNRWDKKALIKSAFAITRLIIKQKPDFVITTGAAPGYFAIRIGKLFSKKTVWLDSIANAEELSLSGQKAGKHAHHWITQWKHLASDSGPHFFGNVLGDNAREEIANDSSLIPNQNQRSAISQKSSDAVNSQPSEPSSSPSAMNDKSSAISHEPSGQSPAQPSEPSSAPSAISNQPLAISNRHKDQLKIFVTVGTDLPFDRLVKAVDSWVAENPDYEIFAQIGESTWTPQNIAYCKFIEPSDFAKRFREADFIVSHAGMGTILTSLQYQKPLLVMPRIAAKGEHRNEHQLATAKHLQALNLINVAQDETELLTILNSLHQPSAISHQPLVEGHDHTSSPQHSETISHQLPSEATHRRREASAKHSDTNITSVISHRPQAVIGPYASESLLSQLKTYIQTA is encoded by the coding sequence ATGAATCAGGAATCTAAAGCCTCTCCAGATCCACGATTCGCGGTTCCCGATCGCACATCTCACGATGCGATAGATTCGAAATCTAGCGTAGCAAGGGATCCTCGATCACAGATTCAAGATTCGCGATCAAGCGCAGCTTGCGATTCGAGATCCGAGATTCAAGATTCGCGATCCGCCAGCGGACGCAAACGCAAGGTCGTCCTTGCGGTTGCTTCGGCTGGCGGCCACTGGGTGCAGCTGCGTCGTCTTCATCCTGCTTTCGAAGGGACTCGACTGCTATACGCCACTACGCGTGAAAGCTATCGCTACGAAGTTGAGAATGACGGTGCCGAATTCTTCGTCATCCCAGATTGCAATCGTTGGGATAAAAAGGCCCTCATAAAAAGCGCTTTCGCTATTACACGACTGATCATCAAGCAGAAACCCGATTTCGTAATCACCACCGGGGCAGCTCCAGGCTATTTCGCAATTCGCATTGGAAAGCTCTTTAGCAAAAAAACGGTGTGGCTCGATAGTATCGCGAATGCGGAAGAGCTCTCCCTGTCTGGGCAAAAAGCCGGCAAACATGCCCACCATTGGATCACCCAATGGAAGCACTTGGCTAGCGATTCTGGACCCCACTTCTTCGGCAACGTCCTGGGAGACAACGCCAGAGAAGAGATCGCCAATGACTCATCACTCATCCCTAATCAAAATCAGCGATCAGCCATTAGCCAAAAGTCATCTGACGCAGTCAACAGTCAGCCATCTGAGCCCAGCTCATCTCCATCAGCGATGAACGATAAGTCATCCGCCATTAGCCATGAGCCATCTGGGCAAAGCCCAGCTCAGCCATCTGAACCCAGCTCAGCTCCATCAGCCATAAGCAATCAGCCATTAGCCATTTCCAACCGTCACAAGGATCAACTAAAAATCTTTGTGACGGTTGGAACCGACCTGCCCTTTGACCGGCTCGTGAAAGCCGTGGATTCGTGGGTTGCGGAAAATCCTGATTACGAAATCTTCGCTCAAATAGGCGAGTCTACCTGGACTCCTCAAAACATCGCCTACTGCAAATTTATCGAGCCCTCCGATTTCGCAAAGCGATTCCGTGAAGCTGATTTCATCGTCTCGCACGCAGGCATGGGGACGATTCTCACTTCTTTGCAGTATCAAAAGCCGCTTCTCGTCATGCCACGGATAGCAGCGAAAGGCGAACACCGCAACGAGCACCAGCTAGCCACCGCAAAACACCTGCAAGCGCTAAACCTGATCAATGTAGCCCAAGACGAGACAGAGCTACTCACGATCCTCAACTCCCTCCATCAGCCATCAGCCATTAGCCATCAGCCATTGGTCGAAGGTCATGATCACACATCATCTCCTCAGCACAGCGAAACAATCAGCCATCAGCTACCGAGCGAAGCGACACATCGACGCCGCGAAGCAAGTGCCAAGCACAGCGACACCAACATAACATCAGTCATCAGCCATCGGCCGCAGGCCGTCATCGGTCCCTACGCATCCGAATCCCTTCTCTCACAGCTTAAAACCTATATCCAAACTGCTTAG
- a CDS encoding sugar phosphate nucleotidyltransferase, whose protein sequence is MKIRKALITLADPNQSTLPLQTLIDRKGDRKPALELILDEAASAGIEEIILIVCPADIEPYKKAAGKHRESLRFLEQESPAGYANAILLAKDAIGDEPFLHLVGDHLCVSNRSISCAQQLVKVAEQSQSSVSGVQATRENLITSFGAVGGRLEGRESGLYRVDTVLEKPTPTEAELSLLVPGLRAGFYLCFFGIHVLSPTIFEILESTTRSNERGARSLSLALQKLAEKEKVLALEIHGDRFDIGSEYGIFFAQLALALSGEDRDKVMSGLLELVAQKVKS, encoded by the coding sequence ATGAAAATCCGGAAAGCCCTCATCACTCTCGCAGATCCCAATCAGAGCACCCTTCCTCTGCAAACGCTCATCGATCGAAAGGGAGATCGTAAACCCGCTCTCGAGCTAATCCTAGACGAAGCCGCCTCCGCCGGAATAGAGGAAATCATCCTTATCGTGTGTCCCGCCGACATCGAGCCGTACAAGAAAGCAGCGGGCAAACATCGCGAAAGCCTGCGTTTTCTGGAGCAGGAATCTCCAGCTGGCTACGCCAACGCCATTCTGCTCGCTAAGGATGCGATCGGCGATGAGCCGTTTCTCCACTTGGTGGGCGACCACTTATGCGTTTCCAACCGATCGATAAGCTGCGCACAACAACTGGTAAAAGTCGCCGAACAGTCTCAATCCTCCGTCTCGGGAGTGCAAGCGACGCGTGAAAATCTGATCACCTCGTTCGGGGCGGTAGGAGGCCGGCTCGAAGGTCGAGAAAGCGGTCTCTATCGGGTCGACACGGTATTGGAGAAACCAACCCCTACAGAAGCGGAACTGAGCCTTCTCGTCCCAGGGCTAAGAGCCGGATTCTACCTTTGTTTTTTTGGAATCCATGTATTGAGTCCGACCATTTTCGAGATTTTGGAAAGTACCACTCGATCCAACGAGCGCGGGGCTCGCAGTCTTTCCTTGGCCCTCCAAAAACTCGCCGAGAAAGAAAAAGTGCTCGCCCTTGAGATTCATGGAGACCGCTTCGATATCGGCTCCGAATACGGGATTTTCTTCGCTCAACTGGCTTTGGCCTTATCCGGGGAGGATAGGGACAAAGTCATGAGCGGGCTCCTTGAGCTTGTCGCCCAAAAGGTGAAAAGCTAA
- a CDS encoding ABC transporter permease, whose protein sequence is MEKLVIEAGRAEKHYWKDLWRYRELFAFLVWRDILVRYKQTVVGVAWSLIKPLLTMLVLTFVFGKVGNMPSGGVPYPLLVFCGMLPWQFFASGLSESGNSLVGNSSLISKIYFPRLIVPASSVITSFVDFIISSAFLTALMVWFQFLPSNNIIFLPVFMLLAFSASFGIGLWVAALMVRYRDFRFIIPFAVQFGLYISPVGFLSSVVPEQYRLIYSLNPMAGVIDGFRWSILGGEHDIYITGLLLSSAMITIILISGIAYFRKTEKTFADVI, encoded by the coding sequence ATGGAAAAATTAGTCATAGAAGCCGGACGTGCTGAGAAGCACTATTGGAAAGACCTCTGGCGCTACCGCGAGTTATTTGCCTTCCTCGTCTGGCGAGATATCTTGGTCCGATACAAGCAAACAGTAGTCGGTGTAGCTTGGTCCCTAATAAAACCCCTGCTCACCATGCTTGTTCTCACCTTTGTCTTCGGGAAAGTGGGCAACATGCCATCAGGAGGCGTCCCTTACCCTCTACTGGTATTTTGCGGAATGCTTCCTTGGCAATTCTTTGCATCGGGCCTTTCTGAAAGCGGCAACAGTCTTGTTGGCAACTCAAGCTTGATATCAAAGATCTATTTCCCCAGGCTGATAGTGCCAGCCAGCAGCGTCATCACCAGCTTTGTAGATTTTATTATATCTTCTGCATTCCTAACAGCACTCATGGTGTGGTTCCAGTTCCTCCCATCGAATAATATCATTTTCCTACCTGTATTCATGCTGCTAGCTTTTTCTGCGTCCTTCGGAATCGGCCTTTGGGTGGCCGCCCTGATGGTTCGCTACCGTGATTTCAGGTTCATCATTCCATTCGCTGTCCAATTCGGACTCTACATATCTCCTGTAGGGTTTCTCAGCAGCGTTGTACCAGAACAGTACCGGCTAATCTACTCGCTAAATCCGATGGCTGGCGTCATCGATGGCTTTCGTTGGAGTATACTCGGAGGAGAACACGACATATACATAACAGGACTACTCTTGTCCTCAGCTATGATCACAATCATACTAATCTCCGGAATTGCCTATTTTCGTAAAACAGAAAAAACCTTTGCCGACGTAATATAA
- a CDS encoding fibronectin type III domain-containing protein, translating into MLFLTTAANAAGTLNLTWQDNSDNEVGFEIERSLDGVGYEVIGEVSADVQSYSDEGVIPGIPYSYRVRAYNEFGYSGYTNVSVGAADNTAPAVGTIQDLEVLRGDETQFAAIPVDVSDAESSLDELSFEILSSNLELLPLNRVSLEIVEGVASLSVDPVRTTAGSSEVTLLLSDGAEMVETSFLVSVLPNYVPTVSAIEDLAVYDGVVVDGISVSVSDRESAGEDLLVTVASSNEGLIPSQSIELMGTGESRSLRFATSQGGSGEASITVSVSDGVNSASQSFQIVVSENEVPTIVGLASELELGSGQSVDGLSFTIGDGETSPAELQVSVSSSNTLLVPESGIVLSGTGTSRTLQITPAARQHGTAVITVEVFDGVKTTTHSIEVTVAAPDGTIELVDFRVENGHAVAEVMYRSGVDFALVKTDSLRGGEWTPVEGLEIELDGNRVTLRDPQAIEGAVYYQAVIVE; encoded by the coding sequence TTGCTCTTCTTGACAACGGCTGCCAACGCGGCGGGCACGCTCAATCTGACCTGGCAGGACAATTCCGACAACGAAGTCGGATTCGAGATCGAACGATCGCTGGATGGGGTGGGCTACGAGGTGATCGGCGAAGTGAGCGCCGATGTTCAGAGCTATTCCGATGAGGGCGTGATCCCCGGCATCCCTTATTCCTATCGAGTTCGCGCCTACAACGAGTTCGGATATTCCGGCTACACCAACGTTTCTGTCGGAGCGGCTGACAACACTGCGCCTGCGGTGGGCACGATTCAGGACTTGGAAGTCTTGCGTGGAGATGAAACGCAATTTGCCGCGATCCCCGTGGATGTTTCCGATGCGGAGTCCTCGCTCGACGAATTGTCGTTTGAAATCCTTTCCTCTAACTTAGAGCTGCTGCCGCTGAATCGCGTATCGCTTGAAATCGTGGAGGGCGTGGCGAGTTTGTCGGTTGATCCGGTGCGGACCACGGCCGGTTCGTCGGAAGTGACGCTTCTCCTGAGCGACGGTGCGGAGATGGTCGAAACCAGTTTCCTGGTTTCGGTTCTGCCGAATTATGTGCCGACGGTTTCCGCGATCGAGGATCTAGCGGTTTATGATGGCGTTGTGGTGGACGGGATTTCGGTTTCCGTATCCGATCGGGAGTCGGCAGGAGAGGACCTGTTGGTCACGGTCGCTTCGTCGAACGAGGGGCTGATCCCGTCGCAGTCAATTGAGCTTATGGGAACGGGCGAGAGCCGTTCGCTTCGCTTCGCTACCAGTCAGGGCGGTTCTGGCGAGGCGAGCATTACGGTTTCGGTAAGCGATGGGGTGAATTCGGCCAGTCAATCCTTTCAGATTGTGGTCAGCGAAAATGAAGTCCCGACGATCGTGGGGCTGGCAAGCGAGCTGGAGCTTGGTTCTGGTCAGTCCGTCGATGGACTCAGTTTCACCATCGGCGATGGCGAGACCTCGCCTGCCGAACTGCAGGTTAGCGTGAGCTCAAGCAACACGCTGCTCGTGCCAGAGTCAGGCATTGTCCTGTCGGGAACGGGCACAAGCCGCACTTTGCAAATCACGCCAGCAGCTCGCCAGCACGGTACGGCGGTCATAACAGTAGAAGTCTTCGATGGAGTGAAAACAACGACGCATTCTATCGAGGTCACGGTGGCTGCGCCGGACGGGACTATCGAATTGGTCGATTTCCGGGTAGAAAACGGTCATGCTGTGGCTGAAGTGATGTACCGTTCAGGAGTCGATTTCGCCCTCGTGAAGACTGACTCGCTGCGTGGCGGCGAGTGGACGCCAGTAGAGGGCTTGGAGATCGAGCTCGACGGGAACCGAGTGACGTTGAGGGACCCGCAAGCGATCGAAGGGGCTGTCTACTATCAGGCGGTGATTGTTGAGTAG
- a CDS encoding UDP-glucose/GDP-mannose dehydrogenase family protein, with protein MNNNSNHLRISIFGLGYVGCVGIGCLASQGHTMIGVDRQQSKVDFINSGKATIIEKDIDGLMEQQYQAGRVSASTDSKKAVLESEVSFICVGTPSTSQGHLNLNAIYKVAEEIGAALKEKNAQHVVAVRSTVLPGTCEKVAAIIAEHSGKAEGIDFAVVSNPEFLREGSAIKDYRNPPFTLIGCQHDWAVETMRKVYAELDAPFLPVAVPLAEMMKYVCNSFHALKITFANEVGNICDTLGIDGRQLMEIFCKDTKLNISPAYLKPGFAYGGSCLPKDLKALRTIAHDNYLKSPVLHAIESSNEYQKDLALNKIMEAGKRKLGFIGLAFKAGTDDLRESPIVEVIEKLLGKGYEISIYDPHVHISQLTGANKEYIQSKIPYISRFITNDLDEVINASEVLVSVNVDATSREKLKAQGNTTQLIDLSGSL; from the coding sequence ATGAACAACAACTCAAATCACCTTCGAATCAGCATCTTCGGCCTCGGTTATGTCGGGTGCGTGGGAATAGGCTGCCTTGCCAGCCAAGGACACACCATGATTGGCGTCGATCGCCAGCAATCGAAAGTCGACTTTATCAACTCTGGAAAAGCGACTATCATCGAAAAGGATATCGATGGGCTGATGGAACAACAGTATCAAGCGGGTCGCGTGTCCGCTTCTACTGATAGCAAGAAAGCGGTGCTTGAATCAGAGGTCTCCTTTATCTGCGTTGGGACTCCCTCTACCTCCCAAGGTCATTTGAATCTCAACGCGATATATAAAGTCGCAGAGGAAATAGGAGCGGCCTTGAAAGAGAAAAACGCTCAACATGTCGTCGCGGTGAGATCAACCGTGCTACCCGGCACCTGCGAAAAAGTGGCGGCGATTATAGCCGAACACTCCGGAAAAGCTGAGGGCATCGACTTTGCAGTCGTTTCAAATCCTGAATTTCTTCGCGAAGGGTCTGCGATCAAAGATTACCGAAACCCTCCCTTCACCCTGATTGGCTGCCAGCACGACTGGGCAGTGGAAACGATGCGCAAGGTCTATGCCGAGCTCGATGCTCCCTTTCTGCCTGTCGCTGTCCCCCTAGCGGAAATGATGAAGTACGTCTGCAATTCATTTCACGCCCTGAAGATCACTTTCGCTAACGAAGTTGGTAACATTTGCGACACGCTCGGCATTGATGGTCGACAGCTGATGGAAATCTTCTGCAAAGACACCAAGCTGAATATCTCTCCCGCCTATCTGAAGCCAGGTTTCGCATACGGCGGTTCTTGCCTTCCCAAAGACCTGAAAGCCCTTCGCACCATTGCTCACGACAACTATCTGAAGAGCCCGGTATTGCACGCCATCGAATCCAGCAATGAGTACCAGAAAGACCTAGCCCTCAACAAGATTATGGAAGCTGGGAAACGGAAGCTCGGATTCATCGGACTAGCGTTCAAGGCAGGCACAGACGATCTCAGAGAAAGTCCCATCGTAGAAGTTATCGAGAAGCTGCTAGGAAAAGGCTACGAGATCAGCATCTACGACCCGCACGTACATATTTCGCAGCTCACTGGAGCGAACAAGGAGTACATACAAAGTAAGATCCCTTACATCTCACGCTTCATCACCAATGATTTAGACGAAGTCATAAATGCATCCGAGGTTCTCGTCAGCGTCAATGTCGACGCGACTTCCAGAGAAAAACTAAAGGCTCAAGGCAACACTACCCAGCTCATCGACCTGTCAGGATCACTATAA
- a CDS encoding GNAT family N-acetyltransferase, which produces MLETTYGYKTHLVTLKAGDQTIAAIPVSVVRSTLTGSRAISMPFFDLCPPIAKTADLAKSLFNELLSFAEKQKLDYVEARGWSNESTCGTPSLSFYNHTVPLSEGPESIFNRFSSSNRRAIRKAQKEGVDVGISTGIEAVKDFYRLQCITRRRHGLPPQPFTFFKNLHREILSEGKGVVVYARVENQTVSSSIYMEQGDTVHYKYGASDLAYQNARCNNIVMWKALEHFSQKGLRVMDFGRNSPKGQEGLRRYKLGYGAEEKTVHYHRYSLKKQAVVPMSDDIYGWHNVVFANLPAPLGRLAGKLIYKHIA; this is translated from the coding sequence TTGCTGGAAACGACCTACGGCTACAAAACCCATTTGGTGACTCTTAAGGCCGGCGACCAAACAATAGCCGCCATCCCTGTTTCGGTGGTCCGCTCCACGCTTACCGGAAGTCGAGCGATTTCGATGCCTTTCTTCGACTTATGCCCCCCCATCGCGAAAACAGCCGATTTAGCGAAGTCACTCTTCAACGAACTGCTCTCCTTCGCTGAGAAGCAAAAATTGGACTATGTCGAAGCGCGTGGCTGGAGCAACGAATCCACCTGCGGAACTCCGTCCTTAAGTTTCTACAATCATACCGTCCCCCTTTCTGAAGGACCGGAATCCATATTCAACCGTTTCTCTTCGTCGAACCGACGGGCTATCCGGAAGGCGCAGAAGGAGGGGGTCGACGTCGGCATCTCTACAGGCATCGAAGCCGTCAAAGACTTCTATCGCCTTCAGTGCATTACCCGGAGACGACATGGATTGCCGCCGCAGCCGTTCACATTCTTCAAGAACCTACACCGCGAGATACTTTCCGAGGGAAAAGGCGTAGTCGTCTATGCGAGGGTCGAAAACCAAACCGTCTCTAGCTCCATCTATATGGAACAGGGAGACACGGTACACTATAAGTACGGCGCCTCGGACCTCGCCTACCAAAACGCCCGCTGCAACAACATCGTTATGTGGAAGGCTCTGGAGCACTTTTCGCAAAAAGGACTGAGGGTCATGGATTTTGGACGAAATTCCCCGAAAGGCCAAGAAGGTCTAAGAAGGTACAAGCTAGGCTACGGAGCCGAGGAGAAAACAGTTCACTATCATCGATACAGCCTGAAGAAGCAGGCTGTGGTACCTATGTCAGACGATATTTACGGCTGGCATAACGTTGTATTCGCGAACCTGCCAGCTCCACTCGGACGCTTGGCAGGAAAACTCATTTATAAACACATTGCATAG
- a CDS encoding four helix bundle protein translates to MPSYKDFEELPIWKDARELTREVYMLTNQREFKNDRGLRDQLQRSIVSVGSNIAEGFDRSTDKDFAHFLSISKASIAEVRAQLYFALDLGYITDAQQTETNRNLKQLGNQVGGFIQYLRGEKRNRAAIKNHGS, encoded by the coding sequence ATGCCCTCGTATAAAGATTTCGAAGAACTGCCGATTTGGAAGGATGCTAGAGAACTGACAAGAGAAGTTTATATGCTAACGAACCAAAGAGAATTCAAAAACGACCGCGGACTGAGGGATCAATTGCAGAGATCAATTGTATCCGTTGGCAGCAATATCGCGGAAGGGTTTGACCGTTCGACCGACAAGGACTTCGCCCACTTTTTGAGTATCTCTAAAGCATCGATAGCGGAGGTTCGTGCCCAGCTATACTTTGCCCTCGATCTCGGATATATCACAGATGCTCAACAAACGGAAACGAACCGCAACCTCAAGCAACTTGGCAATCAGGTTGGCGGATTCATTCAGTATCTACGCGGCGAGAAAAGAAACCGTGCCGCGATCAAGAATCATGGATCATGA